The following are from one region of the Hyla sarda isolate aHylSar1 chromosome 6, aHylSar1.hap1, whole genome shotgun sequence genome:
- the KBTBD12 gene encoding kelch repeat and BTB domain-containing protein 12: MQMDIDIRCKHQHSNKLLDHINRMRASVELIDIYLVAEGQKFPCHRVVLASFSPYFRAMFTCGLVECNQMEVTLHDITAGSVSIILEYMYTSQLYINNLNVQGVATAAYFMQMDDIFKMCQTYMMDHMDASNCIGVFYFAKQINADDLEEMSKKYLYQHFSEVGLYEEILEVEFQQLMAMIMSDDLNVSREESILDLVLRWVNYDKDHRSQYLIDLLKQVRLLLVSPSFLREARKRNTILLCNAQCYDIVEEALETIEKSTQVSLSLRYGMETTSLLLCLGNNATGIRSKYGNYGDASFCFAPTTGKICYMPSPKQGEMLGSVLTGVVTENNDIILAGEATAVRLSRQKSSRIEICRYHNRGNYCWEKLCTAEYRELYALGTVQNDLYLIGGQMKLKNQYVITNCVDKYLADKDTWRSVAPLPLPLASHAVVTLNNKLYVMGGWTPQIDHPDDEPDRLSNRMLQYDPITDKWKTLAPMKYSKYRFSVAVVNGEIYVLGGIGCTGPDKGQVRKCLDAVEIYNVDGDFWREGPAMPYPLLTLRSNASSAGAVDGKLYLCGGYRGADRHEVITKEILELDPWENQWNTVCTRAPMHDSYDVCLVARLNPRDLLPPPRDLLER; encoded by the exons ATGCAGATGGACATTGATATTAGATGTAAGCATCAACATAGTAATAAACTATTGGACCATATCAACAGGATGCGTGCATCGGTGGAGCTCATTGACATATACCTAGTTGCTGAGGGACAGAAGTTTCCATGTCATCGAGTAGTGCTAGCCTCATTCAGTCCATATTTCAGGGCCATGTTTACATGTGGATTGGTAGAATGTAACCAAATGGAAGTCACTCTCCATGACATCACTGCCGGAAGTGTCTCTATTATTTTGgaatacatgtacacatcacagcTCTACATCAACAACCTAAATGTCCAAGGAGTGGCCACCGCTGCCTATTTTATGCAGATGGATGATATCTTCAAGATGTGTCAAACTTACATGATGGACCATATGGATGCATCAAACTGCATAGGGGTCTTCTACTTTGCCAAACAAATAAATGCAGATGACTTAGAAGAAATGTCCAAGAAATACTTATATCAACACTTCAGTGAGGTTGGCCTTTATGAGGAGATACTAGAAGTAGAGTTTCAACAGTTGATGGCAATGATTATGTCTGATGACCTCAATGTTTCTCGAGAAGAGAGCATCCTAGACCTAGTTCTAAGATGGGTGAACTATGACAAGGATCACAGGTCCCAATACCTTATTGATCTCTTGAAACAAGTCAGATTACTACTCGTGAGCCCCTCTTTCCTTCGAGAAGCAAGGAAGAGAAACACCATTCTCTTGTGTAATGCCCAGTGCTATGACATTGTTGAAGAGGCTCTAGAAACCATTGAAAAATCTACCCAAGTCTCTTTAAGTCTCCGCTATGGAATGGAGACCACAAGTCTTCTGCTCTGTCTTGGCAATAATGCCACAGGCATCAGGTCAAAATATGGAAATTATGGAGATGCCAGCTTTTGTTTTGCTCCTACAACAGGAAAAATATGTTACATGCCATCGCCAAAACAAGGAGAGATGTTGGGCTCAGTGTTGACAGGTGTAGTGACAGAAAACAATGATATAATATTGGCTGGGGAAGCAACAGCTGTGAGGTTGTCCAGGCAAAAAAGCAGTCGTATTGAGATCTGCAG GTACCACAACCGAGGTAACTATTGCTGGGAAAAGCTCTGCACCGCTGAGTACCGGGAGCTGTATGCTTTGGGCACTGTTCAAAATGACCTCTACCTGATTGGAGGTCAAATGAAGCTAAAAAACCAATATGTCATTACCAACTGTGTGGACAAATACTTGGCGGATAAGGACACCTGGAGGAGTGTGGCGCCACTGCCCCTTCCTTTGGCCTCCCATGCTGTGGTCACGCTCAACAATAAATTATATGTGATGGGTGGCTGGACACCACAG ATAGATCACCCTGATGATGAACCTGATCGTCTGAGTAATCGCATGTTGCAGTATGACCCAATCACTGACAAATGGAAAACATTGGCTCCAATGAAATATTCCAAGTATCGCTTCAGTGTGGCTGTGGTTAATGGTGAAATATATGTCTTAG GTGGCATAGGATGCACTGGGCCAGACAAAGGACAGGTCCGAAAATGTCTTGATGCTGTGGAGATATATAATGTGGATGGGGATTTCTGGAGAGAAGGTCCAGCTATGCCTTACCCGCTGCTCACCCTAAGAAGTAATGCAAGCAGCGCCGGTGCCGTGGATGGCAAACTGTATCTTTGTGGAGGGTATCGTGGAGCAG